The stretch of DNA cttgggagtgaatTGACAGTActtcaagcgtgtgtgttaggtttacccttgcaaggttggaaattcgattcagaatcgtccgtttctcgcggaaattgagattgcttgatccctttgccacatagagtaagaagtggaacaataatgatactcaatcttgttgAATGTAATTAATTCCTCTACCatatttgtatagataggtgcttacatagaatggttaataaaactagaatctgaaagctaaaatttgaaattaagggcATACTCTTTGTtgtttttcagcaaaagaaaccctaaAACCTTTCTAAGCCTAGCATGTCTGGATATGGGGCTactatatacccttagtcgggtcagtcttgctgagtattagcatactcagtcttgcttgtgactttATTTTCTGGTAAATTTTTGGGATCCTTGAtgagattgacgtcatgtacgggctttatcatgatgtcatatatcgtcgctagtggtcatttttcttttccgctgtttataaactctgaagaacttatctactttcaaatttctgagGTACCCTGTTTCAATTCTCAAACTCACTTTATAATAACATATACTATTGAAGTTTGTGTTGAAAATTTTATGactgttgtaatctctgggctcaccttcgtatgaggtatgttgtttcgatcgaaAATACAGTGGTTGCATctggattttacccgacagactgtcagattactccgtttgaagtgcgtattAATCATTTCATCAGTAATGGTGATGGTtaacgcacttgagccggattaatttaggcggttctgccacacccaCGTCCAAAAGGAATCCCGCATGTCCCAGCGACCGTGAAGAGGCAGGATGAGggtgggcggcggtggagcacAGAAGAGGCGAGGGAGGACAGCCGCCGCGACGAGCAGGGAGGTGAGCGGCTACCGGCATCGCCGCCACGCGTGGGGAGAtgggcggccgccgcgcgagTAGGGAGGCGGGTGACTGCCGCTGCTCGTGGTGAGGAGTGCGGCTGTCGGGGCCTGCCGCCGCCAGGTAAGAGGGCGGCCGCCAGGGTTGCATTGCCGCCGCGCAGATGGAGGAGCGCGTGCTggggcggcggccgtcgccgtcgcgagTGGAGACTGGAGACACGGGCTGGGGGTTTTACTCACCGTCTTGCTCCCCTGCTGCTTGCGTGTGCTTTCCACCTGCTCCAGCCGCCGGGTCTTGTGGTCTGCAGTTCACCCTTCTTACACTGTGAGTAAACCCTAGCACCTCTTCACATCGGGTTTGTGCTCTGCAGTTCGTTCATCTTGCGTGGTTCTTGGGTGCTAGGGAAGTCCAGCATCGCTGGTCTCTCTACGCTCTCCACCGCCATGGCATGCAACCCCTTCGCTCGGACATTGGCCTTGTTTCTTGATATGAATTTGGGACAATCGCATGCAGGTTTGATTCCGCCCTGGTGTGGTGGTGAAGAGATGGGTAAGAAGAGGCGGTAACCCCTACAGAAGCGCACCAACAAGAATGTGACCGACGCGCAGCAGCCAAAGGAGGCGGCTTTGGCTCCCAATGTGCCTGCGGAGAGGGCCACCAACAAGAATGTGCCCGATCAGCAGCACAATGATCCTGCAGAGGAGTTGGTGGCTACATCATTGCCCCAGGGGCACACAGAGGAAGAGGTGCCAAACACCAGCTCCTAGAGGAAGCCCACAGAGCGACATCTTGAGGTGCCCAAGGAGGAGCCCACATTATCCACCCCAAATCCATTCTCCAAATTATCCTTTGGCCCAACAGCCAAGGCAGCGCCGAAGAACGAGATGCCCCCATCCATATTTGACATCCCTTCCTTTGGTCCCCAAACCTCAACCTCATTCTCTTCTAGGGCAACTGACAGTGCGGGAAACTCCAACACTACAGAGCCACCCAAATTCTCCTTTGGAGCAGCAGCCACTATGGAAAATAAGAACAGCAACCCGGGGGAGGAGGAAAAGGTGACGGACACCAACAATAACACGGTGGAGAATACTGATCCCACACAGCCAAAGGACATGAAAGAGCCGGTATTCTCCATAGGGCTCTCAACCACTGAcaggaagctcgccggcaagaaGCCCACTAGGACCAAGAATCCCAAGAAGCAGCAGCCTAAGACCAAGGACCTTGGGGTAGGGGTGGGGAAGGCggtggtcaaactttgagatggtttgactctttaaaattcttgaaatgacttataatttgggacggagggagtactaattttgcaaaaaaatcatCGATGTTAATCGACATCGGTTCCGCCCCTAGTAACACTGATCTGGGGTGGGGAGAAAGCCAGGGAATATGCCATCCAATGAACCACGCATAGTCAAAATTAAACCCATTGTCCCATTCGTTTATTTCAAAACTGAACCCATTCGCAACTGAACCACGCATTGTTTTTTCTATCACAAAGCTTAAACAATTTTGCTTAAAGTTTAAGATGAGAGTCTGCAACGAGCCTGAGAACATGATGAACGCACAGGAATCTTACGGCCTTTTCTAGTCTGGAGTAGCCCGTTAACAAGCTCGTTGGGCCTGCTGTTATCCCGATCTGTGTTCACGGAAGCAACGGCCCACAAATAAGAAAAAGAGCTCAAAGCATCGTAGCCCAAGTCGTTAGTTCCCTTGGTTCGGAGGTCTGCGGGTTTAGTACCACCTCGGCAGCCAATTTTAACGAATTAAATTTTGGTCCTGGTCGGTTCATCTTTTCTCTGTATTGTGGGGCTGATTGAGTTTGCGTTCTCGTCCTTTGTTTTTGCCGGTTCACCACTCCGAGGTTACGTGAGGTTGTATTAGCAAAGTTGTCAAATGCTTATTGTTAGGAATAAAATAATTGTCGCACGTGCGAACCCACACGGCCAAGCTGAGGTCCTTCTGACCCAGCCATGGCGACCCATTGCCTCCCCCCTTGGTCACTCGCCGCATCCACCGCCACTCGTGCCATCGCAGCCCCGACCTGCGCTACCCACCGCCCACTGCcctgccaccgccgctgccgccccctGGCTATCACCTATCAGCCACCGCTCGTCGGCGATGGATGCTCTCCGCGTGACGGGGGACGCCGAGCCGCttctccgccccgccgccggcgggggacACCCCAGGCTCCGCGTACGGCGCCCGACCCTACCCCGAGGCGGCGGCTAAACATagccgtcgtgcgcccctgcTATTCTGGGGAGGAAGCGGCTCTGGTTGGCAGTGGAGGTCTGACGGCATGGAGGTCGATGTGCAGGTGCGGACCCATGCGCAGGGCGAGGGCGATGCCGGGCGTGGCACCGCGGCGGGGGGCGCGGCGTTCTCGTGGGCACCCGTCATCCTCCCGTAAGCTATTTGCTGCCCACCCTCGAACTACACCCGTCATTTCTAGCCTGATTCAACCTTGCACAATGCCTGATCGAGGCAACCGCCTAATTGATGCACTTTAAATAGGTTGTTCCGTAGTTTTGGCTGGTTCAGAGTTTTGATGAGGTATTGGCTTGGATTAATCATGTAGCAGAATTGCTCAACTGTACTGCATCGTAGCAAATTGGCCACATAATATAGAACTGTGTTATCTTTTGTTTCAAAATACACTAAGATCCACGACTTAACCATTTTAAAATGTGATCCTTTAATATGGAGCAGTCATAGACTGTATGATGATATAGTAATTTAGGACCTGTTTAATATTTTTGTACAGAGCTTGCATAGCAATGCTCCTTGGTGTAGAGATTCgaaaataaacaaataaaaaggGGGTAATCAGGACGCTTATCGAAATTGCAGCCTCAGTACTGAACTACTGATGGATCACTGTTTGGAACAGGTTCTTGTTCCCTGCATTGGGCGGACTCCTTTTCGGCTATGACATTGGCGCAACCTCTGGAGCAACAATCTCTGTACAAGTTAGTCCCTGTTTTCGTTCCTGTGAATTTCCTCTAGCTGACATACAGTCTCACTGCCACTGGGTGTATTCCTCTTCAGTCTGCTGATCTCAGTGGCACCACTTGGTTCAACCTTTCATCTGTACAACTGGGGCTTGTGGTAATCAAAATTTCTATGATTCCTAATCTTTTGCTTCTTCATTTTCCTATAAATTATCAAGATCAAACtgagtttcctttttttttttaattcaggCAAGTGGTTCACTTTATGGTGCTCTTGGTGGCTCTATTCTCGCATACCGTGTTACAGATTTTCTAGGTGAATTAAAAAGCTACACCAATTTAATTTCCTTACTATACTTATTTGATAAGGGGGCGGATAACTTCTACCATCTTGGTACAGGAAGGAGAATAGAATTGGTCACCGCGGCTGCATTGTATATTCTTGGTGCTTTGGTCACTGGATTTGCTCCTAATTTTGTAGCTCTAATCATAGGTCGTATCCTTTATGGGATTGGTATTGGATTGGTGAGTACTGCAGGCACAATTTGTTCCCCCAAAGATGATCCCAGGTTACTGTTGTTAAATGAATCTAATTTAGGAACACATGTAAAAATGATTTCTGGGGACAATAACCTATATATTCACTCAAGCTGGGTAACATGACATTCTCTTGGTGTTTTGATATTTCAATAGACCAATCAATTATTTTGCTAAGTATACAGCAAAATCTCTATTTCCGTGATCTGCACTATACGCAACAAGCTGGTTGTAAATCTATCATTTCACTGTCAGTATACCTTGGTTATGCTGTATACCTTAGCAAATAATTAAAGTTGTGTTCTgatgtaattaatttatgattagtctattgAATATCACCGGCCGTTTACGGCAAAATCAAGTTGGTTGTAAATCCATTATTTGCTAAGGCGTTTAATCTAACTTTCTGCTTCAATTTCCGAGGTGGAGGCACTAGgtgctttttttcttttcttatggCACTATGTGTTTTGCGGGTAGTACTTCACACTAGCCTGTTTGACACCAACTTTTAACATCCACAAGCATTTAAATTCTCCATGGATCCATGCTTTGTGAAAAAGGGATTAATAGGAATTGAAGAGGATTACAGTTGCAAAGAGCATATGCATATTCAGCTAGGGGTATGGGAGAGTTTATAGACCAATGATGTCCTAAACATTAGGATGTTATGCCACTGAACCATTATGTTGCTCTGTGCCAGGCAATGCATGGTGCGCCACTTTACATTGCAGAGACTTCTCCTTCGCAAATACGCGGAACATTGATATCTTTGAAGGAGCTGTTTATTGTGTTAGGAATACTGGTAATTATATATTCCTCTGTGTATTCTACTTTTATGCACCCATTTCATGCATGCTGACCATTAAACAATTTTGTGCAGTTTGGATACCTTATAGGAAGTTTTGAAATTGACAACGTAGGAGGATGGCGGTACATGTTTGGTTTTGGCGCTCCGCTTGCAGCTGTTATGGCTATCGGTATGTGGAGTTTACCACCTTCACCAAGATGGCTACTTCTCAGGGCAGTTCAAGGAAAGGGATCTATGGAGGATAATAAAAAGAAAGCAATTCAAGCCCTTAGAACATTGAGGGGCAGCTCAGCAAGTGAGAAGGTTTTAGCAGATGATGTTGAAGATACCATTATCTCTATTAAGGCTGCCTATGCCGGACAGGAAGGTGAAGGAAATATTTGGGAGGTATTTGAGGGAGCTAGCTTGAAGGCCTTCAGCATTGGAGGAGGGCTGGTTCTGTTTCAGCAGGTATTTTGTTCTCTTTAACCCATGTATATGCAGATTACACAAGCTAAAGTTCTGGCCATGCTTTTATCATCTTTTGTTTTGTAATTTTCTGCCCTTTTGTATCTATTTTCAAAATATGGGTGAATGCTACTTCTTTTTGAGTGGTATCATAAACATGCTGGAACTGTGATATCGAGCTAAACTCTTATTTGGCAGATAACAGGTCAGCCAAGTGTTCTATATTATGCAGCTTCGATACTTCAGGTACCAATATTTTGCTCGGAATTATTTGGTGATATAGTTTTTATATAGAAAATTTAGAAGTCGGATACTTTTATCTGCTAGATACAGTTCTTTAGTTCATACAATTCAATGTCTCCATCTCTAAAGTATGCATTATGTAGACTGCTGGGTTCTCAGCGGCATCAGATGCTGCCAGAGTGGCAATTTATATTGGGTTGTTCAAGGTAATGCAGAACATCTACTTTGGTACTCGTATATTAGCTGCTTTTGTATCAAACTGTGTAGGTAGAAATCTTATGCTTTCTTTTAGTTCGAGTCTGTGTAACAATTCTATTTTCTATTCTTTGCAGTTGCTAATGACAGGTGTTGCGGTATTGAAAGTTGATGATCTTGGAAGGCGCCCATTATTGATTGGAGGTGTTGGTGGAATCGTGAGTTTTTATGTCTTTGTGTTATTCGATTTAGTTCTACATATTACATGGAAAGTGCCCACACACAGACTTGAATTGAGTCTGGCAATCCTACTTAACATGAACACTGGAAATACTAGTATTTAAGGTACTGTATTAGTCTATAACTCTACATTAAAATGAGATAGTCGGTATTAGTAACTTTGCGCATTTTCTGTCAGGTTTCTATTCCTATGTTATAAGTTTATAACTAAATTGCCCTTATGTTCTCTGTAACTTGTAAATGCAGGCTCTGTCACTCTTCTTACTTGCAGCTTACTACAAGATTCTGAACAACTTTCCATTTGTTGCTGTTGGCGCTTTACTTCTTTATGTTGGTGCTTACCAGGTCGGTGCATTTATTCTGTACAAGGAGCCTGACAAGCATAACAATATTTGTTTTCAGGAATCCACAAAAAGCTTATACACCCATGTGTTTCAGGTCTCATTTGGTCCAATTAGTTGGCTAATGGTGTCTGAGATATTTCCCCTCCGAACAAGAGGACGTGGGATCAGCCTCGCAGTACTAACAAATTTCGGCTCGAATGCGTTGGTGACATTTGCATTTTCACCCTTGCAGGTATTGCTTCTCATCTTGCCACTTCCTGGTCTGCAATTTCATGATGTTTAGCTTCTTCAAGTGCAGTCCCAAAATTACATGACCAACTAAACGTGTCAATACCTAGTACTTGTGATCAAGGAATCCTTCCCCATTAAATACTCATTTTGACCCGTCATAGAAAAACTGTTGTACCCTGTGTCCCTGTTCTGTGGTCCAAATTCAGCCTCTTCTCAGGTCCAAACTCATAgtgattttttgtttgtttgtgtgtgtgtgtgtgtatttcAAAACTCAAAACTGCTAACTGACCTCCAACCATGGTTTCACTGGGGTTACCGCCTTACCGAATTAGTGTATTTTGGCTATCTATTCGAAATGCTGATATTAATTTTTTCATTTTGCACAAATATGGGAACAAGCATTACACTTTTGCGGTTGTGCCAACAATTTATATTTCTCTTTTCACCACAGGAATTCCTTGGGCCAGAGAATATCTTTTTCCTGTTTGGGGCCATAGCAGTGCTAGCCCTCGTGTTTGTGATCCTCAATGTTCCCGAGACAAAAGGACTGAGCTTGGAGGAGATCGAGTCTAAGATCCTGAAGTAAAATGGCGCGGTCAGGGCTCTACAGCCCCAGTTGTCGGCCAGAAAGTTCAATGCCGTTTACAACATGGATTGCTCACTCGTAGGATCTGAGTGCGTCAAAGTTTCAGACTTTGAGTGCATAAGCAGGACACGTCTCGGTGTAAATTGTGCTTGCCACATGTATTGCTGTTGCTACTTCCCATTGATGCATCTGCAACCAGGCTAGACTTTGTTCAGCATCTGGAGTGTCACTGAACCAAATAGACATGACAATCAAGAAGCTCATGAAACAAAAATGCGACGGGCAATGGAAACCTGACCACCGCATTTAACAATACCTGCTCATTTAGCATTGATTAAGCTCGTCCACGAGACAGCGATATTCTGTAACATTTGGTTCCTGATGAAGTGATGACGCATCTGGCCCAGATTGCGTCCTGGTGGGGGGCGTGGAATCGTATACTCTCATGATTCAGGAATAAGAAATACACCATGACAACTACTAGCTAGCTACTCCGTATTAATTCAGATATTTATTTTAGGAAAAAGTCCAAATCACTACCCTCATCTATCAACAATGTCCGGATAACCCCCTAATCAATTTTATAGTTTACTTAATCACCACCTTTTCCTAAACCAGTTCACTATACACCTTCCGCACGCTCTAAACCTGGTTTTGCTAACTGGATGGCTGTTTCACGAACTaatgatgccacacaagcagtCTAACGTGGCAAAAAGATCGCAGGTCCACTTAACCCCCTCCAGAATGCCCCCTACCTCCCGAATGTGCATCTCCCTACTGCCCACACTGCGCCGGCGTCGACTGACTCCCATTGCGCCCTAGCTAGCTTGCTCGTCGCCATCCATGTCTTGGTCGTTGCCATCCATCCCCGCGCTGGTGTGGTTCCTCACTGTTGGTGGTTCACTTCCGCTGGGCGCCAAGCTTGGCCCGTGCTATTCCAACGGATCTCCGGCCACCGCGGGGCCTGGCCAGTGGCCACAACTGCGCGTTGTGATGCATCTCTACGAGGCGGACGCTCGGCCAGGTGTTCCACTGCTACGGGGAGAAAGACCAGTGCTGCCAAGCCTGCACTAGGACTGGACAGGATGAAAGGCAGCCATCGTACTGACGAACTAAGCTTCAGCTTCAGATAGTAGTGAATTGAAGACTTTATCAATTGAGATTTGGATCAATATAATTGTGTGAATTTAGATTTCTGCATCTGTCAATTTCAGAGAAAATTCATCTAATGTAGTGCTTTTCATCATATTCTCAGAACAACTATAACAGATAACCAGATTCCCGTCAAAACTATTTTTAATGCTTGCATGTAACCGGAAAGTGGCAAAAATGAATTGTACCATAATTGATCGATGTGCTAAATTGAACCAAAATTGACTAACTTATAAGTTCACCATATGACTAGACCAACTAGTTACATCCAAAAGACGATAAACAACTCAAATACTTGCTGGTAGTTCACTTCCTTTTCTTTGCAGGAGCTTTAAGCCGTGGAGATAGCCTTGGTAGCAGCTTTTTTCTTATTCTTCACAGGAGTCGATGTGGAAGGCATGTAACCTGACTGCTACTTTAAGACCCTTTTGTGTTCCTAGGCTTCTTTTGTGGCTTATTAGTCTCAGAACCTGCATATATAGAACAACATTTGTCAATTTGTAGTACACATAGTGCggcaaaattaatttaaaaaaattcattGCATATCAGATACTTGCCTCTTTGCCTGACTCGTAAATCCAtctaaatgaaaaaaaaactcccaaTTCCAACCAAGATTGGATCGCCAACATCCAAATAGTCTAACCGCAGTCCAATGTATACACAGTTCTCTACAATTTTTTTCATCCTAGGGGCAGGGAAACACACCTGGTTGACGTTGTTGTCGCCGATCAACTTGTTTGGGCCGCGACCATCACAAGCGCCGATCAACGTCGTTGTCGGGGGCACCGAGAGGGAGGCGGAGCCAACGAACTCGAGGTATAGGCGAGAGAGGAAGGAACACACCTGTTCCGTCCGCTCCCAAGGGGGTTAAGTGGGCATGCAATCTTTTTGCCACGTTGGactgcttgtgtggcatcattAGTTGGTGAAACAGCCATCCAGTCAGCAAAACCAGATTTAGAGCGTGCAAAAGGTGTATAGTGAACTGGTTTAGGAAAAAGTGGGGGTTAAGTAAACTATAAAATTGATTCGGGGGTTATCCGGATATTGTTGATATATAAGGGTAGTGATTTggacttttctctctctctctctctctctctctctctatatatacacacacacgcaTTAGGATATCGATGCAGTAATATGCGCGGGTTGACTCGCCGAGTATAAAGTGTGATTTCTGAAAACTGCTCTGCCCGGGGATTACTGGCTGCAGTTGGGTTGGTTATCACAATCAAGATCCCCCAAAACACAAGAGATAATAAAAATCCTGATCAAGCAACTCATCCAACGTAACGGCAGCAATGTGACAGCAAGTTAACGACAGACAATTATTAAGTTCTTGCTGTGGGGCAGGGTTCTTAATTTGATTATTCATCAGTTGGCGACGATGATTGACTTTGCCTGATGTATCTAGCCCATATCGCGTCCTGGTGTGGCGGGACTGGATCGTGCATCTTTGGATTTAGATACTGTCACAGCTGCCTAGGAAGAAAAGAGATGTTCCAATGATCCCAACCAACTCAACTGCAGTCTGCAGAGGCCACTCCTTGAGCTCGATCGATCGCAGCACGCCTGTTCAATCCAGCTGGCAGTTGCCGCTAGCTAGCCATGGGTCTCTCTCATGTGCAGTGCTTGTGTCTGCCTAGTGTGCGCGCCCGGCGAATTGAGTGTGGATGGCGACCCCTGCCCTGGCCTTCAATTCAGTTCAGCCATGAGATAGATAGATCTTGCTTTTGGGGGGCTGGTACTAAGATGTAACGTCACACGTCAATCAGAGTAAAGTCAAACTTATTCGGAGGTATCATCAAGATCCTCAGAACTACTGTATTAATTTGAAGATCTACTAGGCTTCTCCTAAACTTGCTAATTTTTTTTCACTTGAGGGTAAAATATCAATAATTAGCCTATGCTTGCCTACATATGTGCCATGCCAATGTGGTCATAATGTTTATCTATTCATCCTTTATATGACCGATTTGGAGCTCTCTCCTCTACAGTACATGAAAGATTGGATAAAAGATCTAGCCgtatgcttcttcttcttcttttgttggCATCAGTAGTCGTGCGTGTGTGCGCGCGTGTGTGAATTATCCTAACATTCACGAATGTTTAAGGCATTTGATCACTTTAATTCAATATCACTCGTCCTGTTTCTGTGAAACTTAGACTCTGTATTTCTGTTGCTATAATGGAAATGGGTGGTGCCCGCgtcgaaaaaaaaatcaatatcACTCACTAATTGATCTCTACAAACCGTGTGTTTTCAGCTTTGGAATCATAAACCCCAAGTTCCATGCCACGACTGTACCTTTCGTTGATTCGTTCCTACCTCTCGTCCTCTCCCACCCATGCTTTGTAGAGCAGTCCAGCGCTCCCCGGCGATGCCCGGCCGTCCACTTCTACGTCCCTCTCGCCGCACGCGGCTCGGCTCGGACTCCCCCCCTCCCTAGTCCCCCTACCCAACCGGCATTGATTGCTGCGGCAGCAAGCTATAAGCAGCCCGGCACAACTTGTTCGCCGGCCGCTGCGAGCGAGATCGCCGTATCTTGTTCCAGCTCAGCTCCACCATGCCGGCCGTTCTTGCCGCGCTGGTGCCGGTCCTGCTCGCTGTGCTGGCTcgaggcggctcggcggccgccgcagcccccgagttCGTTTTCGCTGGCTTCGCGCGCGACAACCTGACGGCCAGCGGGGCCGCCGTGGTCACCTCCTCCGGCCTCCTGCGGCTCACCAACGAGACCAACGAGGTGCTCGGGCACAGCTTCTACCCCGCGCCCTTGCGCCTCAAGGACGCCTCCACGGGCGCGCCGCTCTCCTTCTCCACCACCTTCGTCGTCACCATCCTGCCGCGCTACCCGGACGCGCACGGCCACGGGCTCGCCTTCGCGCTCGCGCCGTCCGCGACCCTGCCGGAAGCCATGGTGGGCAAGAACCTCGGCCTCTTCAACACGTCCAACCACCTAGGGAACGGCAGGAGCGGGGtcgtcgccgtcgagctcgACACGGCCATGGACGAGGAGTTCTCCGACGTCAACGACAACCACGTCGGCGTTGACGTCAACAGCCTCAAGTCCAACTGCTCGAAGCCGGCGGGGtacgccgacgccgccaccggcgagaCCACCGGCCTCAGCCTGGTCGGCGGGGACCCGCTGCAGGTGTGGATCGAGTACGACGGCGCGAGCACGCGTCTCGAGGTGACCGtggcgccggccggcgcgccCAGGCCGGCAGTCCCACTCGTGTCCTGCGCTGTCAACCTCTCGCCGGTGGTGGCCGACGACACCTACGTCGGCTTCTCGGCCGCGAACGGCGCTGCCTCCAGCTCGCACTACGTTCTCGGCTGGAGCTttcgcctcggcggcggcggccgtgcgccGGACCTCGACCTCTCGAAGCTCCCGCGGGCCCCGTCGTCGCCTAGGCCCAAGAAGACGATGCATCCGCAACTGCTCCTGACACtgatcctcctcgccgtcgtggCGCTCCTCGTGGTGTCAGCGGGCGTCACGCTACTCGTCGCCTGGCGCCGGCGGTTCGCCGAGGTGGAGGAGGACTGGGAGATTGAGTACGGCCCTCACCGGATCAGCTACAAAGACCTGCACGCGGCGACCGCGGGCTTCCGCAACGtcatcggcgccggcggcttcgGCACCGTGTACCACGGCGTGCTCCGGCGGTCGGGCGCCGAGGTCGCCGTCAAGAAGATCGCCCACGACTCGCGGCAGGGGCTGCGCGAGTTCGTCGCGGAGATCGCGAGCATGAGCCGGCTGCGCCACCGCAACCTGGTGCAGCTCCTCGGCTactgccggcggcgcggcgagctgaTCCTCGTCTACGACTACATGGTCAACGGCAGCCTCGACAAGCACTTGTTCGACGCCGACAAGCCGGCTCTGAGCTGGGAGCGGCGCGCCAAGGTCGTCCGGGACGTCGCCGCCGGGCTGCTGTACCTGCACGAGGGGTGGGAGCAGGTGGTGGTGCACCGCGACATCAAGGCCAGCAacgtcctcctcgacgccgACATGAACGCCAAGCTCAGCGACTTCGGCCTGGCGCGGCTCTACGACCACGGCGGCGACTCGCAGACGACGCACGTCGTCGGGACGTTCGGGTACCTCGCGCCGGAGATGTTGAAGACCGGCAAGGCCACCACGAGCGCCGACGTGTTCGCGTTCGGCGCCTTCCTGCTCGAGGTGGCCTCCGGCCGGAGGCCCATGGAGTCGCTCAGCGGCAGCAATGCCGACCCGGCGGGGCTCGTCGACAACGTCCTCGAGTGCTGGAAGGCCGGGAGGATCAGAGACGCCAGGGACCCCAGGATCGGCAAGTGCGACGAGGACGACCTCGAGGTGGTGCTCAAGCTCGGGTTGCTCTGCTCGCACCCTGACCCCCAGTGCCGGCCGAGCATGAGGCAGGTGCTGCAGATACTGGAAGGCGCTGCGctggcgccggcgacgccgccggaAAATCTATGCAGCAGCGGCAGGATCTTCGGGTACTACGAGGGGTTCGATGAGTTCGTCAGCATGTTCCCGACGATGATCGAGACAGCCACCGTCACGACACAGCCGCCTTCTTCGCGCTCCAGCGCTGAACACCAGCACCTGATCTCCGGTTGAGTTCTATCATCAGCTCTCCTCACTAAATTACATAATTCTCTTGTAACTAAATAATTCAAAAGTCTATATAATTTGTAGTGATTTGCATATGATGGTTGAAATTGGAAAGCAAAAAGCTACAGGATCATGCATTTGTGTAGTATAACAATCCTCTCTCTCTAGCAGTGAGCATAGGATACAGTTTTAGGGATGATCGAAGAGAGGTTTTTGTTGTCATCCTAACCCTTTGACTGTTTAGGTTTTGTACGTGTTATCTTTTATGTAAGTGAACATAGGA from Panicum virgatum strain AP13 chromosome 9K, P.virgatum_v5, whole genome shotgun sequence encodes:
- the LOC120649251 gene encoding D-xylose-proton symporter-like 3, chloroplastic isoform X1 codes for the protein MDALRVTGDAEPLLRPAAGGGHPRLRVRTHAQGEGDAGRGTAAGGAAFSWAPVILPFLFPALGGLLFGYDIGATSGATISVQSADLSGTTWFNLSSVQLGLVASGSLYGALGGSILAYRVTDFLGELKSYTNLISLLYLFDKGADNFYHLGTGRRIELVTAAALYILGALVTGFAPNFVALIIGRILYGIGIGLAMHGAPLYIAETSPSQIRGTLISLKELFIVLGILFGYLIGSFEIDNVGGWRYMFGFGAPLAAVMAIGMWSLPPSPRWLLLRAVQGKGSMEDNKKKAIQALRTLRGSSASEKVLADDVEDTIISIKAAYAGQEGEGNIWEVFEGASLKAFSIGGGLVLFQQITGQPSVLYYAASILQTAGFSAASDAARVAIYIGLFKLLMTGVAVLKVDDLGRRPLLIGGVGGIALSLFLLAAYYKILNNFPFVAVGALLLYVGAYQVSFGPISWLMVSEIFPLRTRGRGISLAVLTNFGSNALVTFAFSPLQEFLGPENIFFLFGAIAVLALVFVILNVPETKGLSLEEIESKILK
- the LOC120649251 gene encoding D-xylose-proton symporter-like 3, chloroplastic isoform X2 → MDALRVTGDAEPLLRPAAGGGHPRLRVRTHAQGEGDAGRGTAAGGAAFSWAPVILPFLFPALGGLLFGYDIGATSGATISVQSADLSGTTWFNLSSVQLGLVASGSLYGALGGSILAYRVTDFLGRRIELVTAAALYILGALVTGFAPNFVALIIGRILYGIGIGLAMHGAPLYIAETSPSQIRGTLISLKELFIVLGILFGYLIGSFEIDNVGGWRYMFGFGAPLAAVMAIGMWSLPPSPRWLLLRAVQGKGSMEDNKKKAIQALRTLRGSSASEKVLADDVEDTIISIKAAYAGQEGEGNIWEVFEGASLKAFSIGGGLVLFQQITGQPSVLYYAASILQTAGFSAASDAARVAIYIGLFKLLMTGVAVLKVDDLGRRPLLIGGVGGIALSLFLLAAYYKILNNFPFVAVGALLLYVGAYQVSFGPISWLMVSEIFPLRTRGRGISLAVLTNFGSNALVTFAFSPLQEFLGPENIFFLFGAIAVLALVFVILNVPETKGLSLEEIESKILK
- the LOC120649252 gene encoding L-type lectin-domain containing receptor kinase SIT2-like; translated protein: MPAVLAALVPVLLAVLARGGSAAAAAPEFVFAGFARDNLTASGAAVVTSSGLLRLTNETNEVLGHSFYPAPLRLKDASTGAPLSFSTTFVVTILPRYPDAHGHGLAFALAPSATLPEAMVGKNLGLFNTSNHLGNGRSGVVAVELDTAMDEEFSDVNDNHVGVDVNSLKSNCSKPAGYADAATGETTGLSLVGGDPLQVWIEYDGASTRLEVTVAPAGAPRPAVPLVSCAVNLSPVVADDTYVGFSAANGAASSSHYVLGWSFRLGGGGRAPDLDLSKLPRAPSSPRPKKTMHPQLLLTLILLAVVALLVVSAGVTLLVAWRRRFAEVEEDWEIEYGPHRISYKDLHAATAGFRNVIGAGGFGTVYHGVLRRSGAEVAVKKIAHDSRQGLREFVAEIASMSRLRHRNLVQLLGYCRRRGELILVYDYMVNGSLDKHLFDADKPALSWERRAKVVRDVAAGLLYLHEGWEQVVVHRDIKASNVLLDADMNAKLSDFGLARLYDHGGDSQTTHVVGTFGYLAPEMLKTGKATTSADVFAFGAFLLEVASGRRPMESLSGSNADPAGLVDNVLECWKAGRIRDARDPRIGKCDEDDLEVVLKLGLLCSHPDPQCRPSMRQVLQILEGAALAPATPPENLCSSGRIFGYYEGFDEFVSMFPTMIETATVTTQPPSSRSSAEHQHLISG